The Bacteroidota bacterium region TTGTTTTCATTCTCATTTTCCGACAGGCTAATCCCGTATTTGCAAAATATACGAATAGCTTTATGGAAGCATTTTTAAGGTTTTTTGACAATATTTCGTGGGCATGGGTGTTTTTTATGGCATTGGGTTTTGTTGTTATTACAGCCATTTTATACAAAGGTATTTATGCAAAGAAATTTGATAGAGAGCTTCAAAAAGGGGAGTATGTATTGAGAAAGCGATCTAGTTCCAGTAATAATACAGACAGACCCTATAGCCGTTTTAAAAACATGTATTGGAGTGGAATTGTTTTAATTATTCTGGTCAATATCATTGCTTTAATTATCAATATTATTGATATCAATTATGTTTGGTTCGGATTTGAGGAGCAGCAAGGAATAAATTACAAACAAATGGTGCATGAAGGAACGTATTATCTGATTCTGAGCATCCTATTATCCATGATTATTCTATTGTATTATTTCAGAAGTAATTTTAATTTTTATTCAAAGAATAGTTTGCTGAAAATTCTTGCTTATATATGGATTGCTCAAAATGGATTCATGGGCATTTCCGTTTTAATCAGGAACTTGCTCTATATCGGTCATTTTGGACTGGCTTACAAACGAATTGGTGTGATGATTTATTTAGTACTTGTTTTGATCGGATTAATTACAATGATCATCAAGATCAGGGATAAGCGGTCTGGTTTTTATTTATTCCGATTGAATTCACTGGCCACATTTATCATGCTGATCGTGATGAGTTTAGTTAATTGGGATGTTTGGATAGCCGCTTATAATCTGAAACACAACTACCCAAGTGAGATTGACGAAAGATTTCTGGTGAGAATGTCCGTTAAAGCATATCCATTACTTTTTGAAAATGCAGATAAACTTAATGAAATTAGAGATTATCACGATTATAATTATACGATAGGATCCACCATTAGAAAAGAGAATAAGGCACAGGAGAAAAATTCTTTTATGTCGTGGAATGTAGCAGATTATAAAGCCATGAAATACCTTGAAGAAAAAGGAATTATTGGGGATTCTTATTAAAAATTTAAAAATCAGTTTTATGAAAAATATGAAACACGCCCTACTATGGGTTGGAATTTATGCCATTGGAATGGCTTTTTTAGAAAGTGCAGTGGTGGTTTATTTACGCAATATGTTTTATCCCGATGGATTTACTTTCCCCATTGTG contains the following coding sequences:
- a CDS encoding DUF4173 domain-containing protein, which gives rise to MKTKTKVIELVIGMIFFHILFWHERIGLNALLFAVLTIGYNFGFNSEFLKNKKLLFHALTLLLASVGVILFNSIPSKIAFFAAYIIYIGFSWRPEFKTVFAAALIGLNNLFSSVFTALGNISNENSRYLGKFKIYRVFKIAVIPIIVAFVFILIFRQANPVFAKYTNSFMEAFLRFFDNISWAWVFFMALGFVVITAILYKGIYAKKFDRELQKGEYVLRKRSSSSNNTDRPYSRFKNMYWSGIVLIILVNIIALIINIIDINYVWFGFEEQQGINYKQMVHEGTYYLILSILLSMIILLYYFRSNFNFYSKNSLLKILAYIWIAQNGFMGISVLIRNLLYIGHFGLAYKRIGVMIYLVLVLIGLITMIIKIRDKRSGFYLFRLNSLATFIMLIVMSLVNWDVWIAAYNLKHNYPSEIDERFLVRMSVKAYPLLFENADKLNEIRDYHDYNYTIGSTIRKENKAQEKNSFMSWNVADYKAMKYLEEKGIIGDSY